Proteins from a genomic interval of Parcubacteria group bacterium ADurb.Bin159:
- the rebM gene encoding Demethylrebeccamycin-D-glucose O-methyltransferase, protein MRQEIAIKILKENIKNFDTIAEEFSVSRSQLWPDFRKFNKFIKSNDKILDIGCGNGRLYSIFRKENIQYFGIDTSSKMINLAKNKWPNESNNPIFTNGNILDIPFSSNFFDIVFSLAVLHHIPSLSLREKAIKECARVLKPQGFLVISVWNLFSFKFLLKYHNLLMLLGKRERGLDYGDTFIPWKAKNDVIWRYYHAFSKNELKKLLKKDFEIIENKSNIFKANNLVIIAKKRK, encoded by the coding sequence ATGCGACAAGAAATAGCCATTAAAATTCTTAAAGAAAATATAAAAAACTTTGACACTATTGCTGAAGAATTTTCAGTTTCACGTTCTCAACTATGGCCTGATTTTAGAAAATTTAACAAATTTATCAAATCAAATGATAAAATTTTGGATATTGGCTGTGGAAACGGCAGACTTTATTCGATATTTCGAAAAGAAAACATTCAATATTTCGGCATTGATACTTCTTCTAAAATGATTAATTTGGCTAAAAATAAATGGCCCAATGAAAGTAATAATCCCATTTTTACCAATGGCAATATCTTGGACATTCCCTTTTCTTCTAATTTTTTTGATATAGTTTTTAGTTTAGCTGTTCTTCACCATATTCCTTCTTTATCGTTAAGGGAAAAAGCCATAAAAGAATGCGCCAGAGTTCTTAAGCCTCAAGGATTTTTGGTAATAAGTGTTTGGAATTTATTTTCATTCAAATTTCTCTTAAAATATCACAATTTATTAATGCTTTTGGGAAAACGGGAAAGGGGATTGGATTACGGCGATACCTTTATTCCTTGGAAAGCAAAAAATGACGTTATTTGGCGTTATTATCACGCTTTCAGTAAAAATGAGCTTAAAAAATTATTAAAAAAAGATTTTGAAATTATAGAAAACAAATCCAATATTTTTAAGGCAAATAATTTGGTTATTATTGCCAAAAAACGAAAATAA